One window of Phycisphaeraceae bacterium genomic DNA carries:
- a CDS encoding DUF2089 family protein, with protein sequence MAFNFPNGVPKFPASVKARPRPSSERPQSSELRDAAAIEQAAAHPLARLPREDQDLIVHLVLCSGSLKELASAYEVSYPTIRIRLDRVIERLRVIIAGREPGGIAELLEQMIARGDLAADAADLIREAVRAERGG encoded by the coding sequence ATGGCTTTCAATTTTCCAAACGGTGTGCCCAAGTTTCCCGCCAGCGTGAAGGCGAGACCAAGGCCTTCGAGCGAGCGGCCGCAATCGAGCGAGTTGCGGGATGCGGCGGCGATCGAACAAGCAGCGGCTCACCCGCTTGCGAGACTGCCGCGAGAGGATCAGGACCTGATCGTCCACCTTGTGCTTTGCTCGGGTTCGCTCAAGGAACTCGCGAGCGCGTACGAAGTGAGTTACCCCACCATTCGGATTCGGCTGGATCGGGTGATCGAGCGGTTGCGGGTGATCATCGCCGGGCGTGAGCCGGGCGGCATCGCAGAACTTCTCGAGCAGATGATCGCGCGGGGAGACCTTGCGGCGGACGCCGCGGATCTCATCCGAGAAGCCGTCCGAGCTGAGCGCGGCGGCTGA
- a CDS encoding leucyl aminopeptidase family protein, translating to MFDSIRYTTKSSKTAALVVGVFSSDSRQEGSKPVLDAATGKIVAGVGGGASEAVKNAIARPEFEGAMGSTVEAFAGSGGKTRIIVVGLGKKDKLSTETLRFVGGVIGRRLAAAKATSATIELASAVKSSGAGISASSAGSAVGEGLGLIGWVCDEFKGSVTKKKDAKGKEVSPRTKLDVASSDSKFGAGVERGLGLAVSANFCRTLSQTPPNIATTSYMAQQARSMAKKVGLKFSVLEGAALEREKMEGLINVGKGSMYKPCLVRLEYSPKGKNKNAKPLVLIGKTMTYDTGGLSLKINNGMVGMKRDKDGGCAVLGAMHAIATVIQPSRPVVALLSIAENSINEEAYRPDDVITYRNGVTVEVTNTDAEGRLVLADALCWACEKEDPSAIIDLATLTGGVVVALGSTFAGMFCENDALRAKVEAASAASGERVWRLPMHQEYRDLMKSPVADILNSNANRKAHPIQGAAFLSYFVEDNIPWCHLDIAGVHVADGNKGAFIDGPTGWGTRLLAELVDA from the coding sequence ATGTTCGATTCGATTCGCTACACCACCAAATCGTCCAAGACTGCCGCGCTCGTCGTCGGCGTTTTTTCCTCGGACTCCAGGCAGGAAGGTTCGAAGCCCGTGCTCGATGCCGCGACGGGGAAGATCGTGGCGGGCGTCGGTGGGGGGGCGAGCGAGGCGGTGAAGAACGCGATCGCGCGTCCGGAGTTCGAGGGCGCGATGGGCTCGACGGTCGAAGCGTTCGCCGGCAGCGGGGGCAAGACGCGCATCATCGTCGTCGGGCTTGGAAAGAAGGACAAGTTGAGCACCGAGACGCTCCGGTTCGTCGGGGGCGTGATCGGTCGAAGACTCGCCGCGGCAAAGGCGACGAGCGCGACGATCGAGCTCGCGAGCGCGGTGAAATCTTCGGGCGCCGGCATCTCCGCGTCGAGCGCCGGGAGTGCGGTCGGCGAAGGACTCGGGCTCATCGGCTGGGTGTGCGATGAGTTCAAGGGGAGCGTGACAAAGAAGAAGGATGCCAAGGGGAAAGAAGTCAGCCCGAGGACGAAGTTGGACGTGGCGTCGAGTGATTCCAAATTCGGCGCGGGTGTGGAGCGGGGTCTGGGGCTGGCCGTCTCGGCGAATTTCTGCCGCACGCTGAGCCAGACTCCGCCGAACATCGCGACGACTTCGTACATGGCGCAGCAGGCGCGGTCGATGGCGAAGAAGGTGGGGCTCAAGTTCAGCGTGCTGGAAGGCGCGGCGCTCGAACGCGAGAAGATGGAAGGGCTGATCAATGTCGGCAAGGGGAGCATGTACAAGCCGTGTCTGGTGCGGCTGGAATACTCGCCCAAAGGGAAGAACAAGAACGCCAAGCCGCTGGTGCTCATCGGCAAGACGATGACGTACGACACGGGCGGCCTGTCGCTGAAGATCAATAACGGCATGGTGGGCATGAAGCGCGACAAGGACGGCGGGTGCGCTGTGCTCGGTGCGATGCACGCCATCGCGACGGTCATACAGCCCAGCCGGCCCGTCGTCGCGCTTCTCTCGATCGCGGAAAACAGCATCAACGAGGAGGCCTATCGTCCGGACGATGTGATTACCTATCGCAACGGCGTGACGGTCGAAGTGACCAACACCGACGCCGAGGGCCGGCTCGTACTCGCCGATGCGCTCTGCTGGGCCTGCGAGAAGGAAGACCCGAGCGCGATCATCGATCTCGCGACACTCACCGGGGGCGTGGTCGTCGCGCTCGGCAGCACGTTCGCGGGCATGTTCTGCGAGAACGATGCGCTCCGCGCAAAGGTGGAGGCTGCGAGCGCCGCCAGCGGCGAGCGCGTCTGGCGCCTGCCGATGCACCAGGAATACCGCGACCTCATGAAGAGCCCGGTGGCGGACATTCTCAACAGCAACGCGAACCGCAAGGCGCACCCGATCCAGGGCGCCGCGTTCCTTTCCTACTTCGTCGAAGACAACATCCCGTGGTGCCACCTCGACATCGCGGGCGTGCACGTCGCCGACGGCAACAAGGGCGCGTTCATTGACGGGCCGACAGGCTGGGGAACGCGGCTGCTGGCGGAGCTGGTGGACGCGTAA
- a CDS encoding HIT domain-containing protein, with translation MPEPQRPANPSARPDSLHAPWRQDYIESLDEKKPSTGSFLLDYWQHPERDEANHVVVRTDVGMILLNMYPYSGGHLLVALGEARPSLLDYSAEQRAALWRLTDLGAELMRLAINPQGINIGVNQGRAAGAGLPDHLHVHLVPRWSGDVNFLNIVGHVRVINTSLAVMAARYRGAWEEIRKAGTF, from the coding sequence ATGCCCGAACCGCAAAGGCCGGCAAATCCGAGCGCCCGCCCCGATTCGCTCCACGCGCCGTGGCGACAGGACTACATCGAATCGCTCGACGAGAAGAAGCCCTCGACGGGTTCGTTCCTGCTCGACTACTGGCAGCACCCGGAGCGCGACGAGGCGAACCACGTCGTGGTCCGCACCGATGTCGGGATGATCCTGCTCAATATGTACCCTTACTCGGGCGGGCACCTGCTTGTCGCGCTCGGTGAGGCGCGCCCATCCTTGCTCGATTACTCCGCCGAGCAGCGCGCGGCGCTCTGGCGACTCACCGATCTGGGCGCCGAGCTCATGCGGCTCGCGATCAACCCGCAGGGAATCAACATCGGGGTCAACCAGGGGCGAGCCGCGGGCGCCGGGCTTCCCGATCACCTGCATGTGCATCTTGTGCCGCGCTGGAGCGGCGATGTGAACTTTCTCAACATCGTCGGCCACGTGCGTGTGATCAATACGTCGCTTGCCGTCATGGCCGCCCGCTACCGCGGGGCGTGGGAAGAAATCCGAAAAGCCGGGACGTTCTGA
- a CDS encoding N-acetylmuramoyl-L-alanine amidase: protein MPRSSKAHAGKDLLSARSRNVWGALVATMTLLGGALYAMDGKASPRIDGMNLPALIAPAAATSVEVIFNTKAPLDAKQWQAIVIHHTGSPYATPQSLESEAHANGLAGLGYHFVIGNGNGLDDGELHVGSRWLRQQPGAHAIGPKADWYNRNSIGICLVGNGDRGRFTDAQMRRLTQLVDALCRELDIPRERIVLQDDLVKGAGPGRYFPGAAFREQLALP, encoded by the coding sequence ATGCCCCGTAGTTCGAAGGCTCATGCCGGCAAGGATTTGTTGAGCGCCCGCTCCCGCAACGTCTGGGGCGCGCTGGTGGCGACGATGACGCTGCTTGGCGGTGCGCTGTACGCGATGGACGGCAAAGCCAGCCCGCGCATCGACGGAATGAATCTCCCTGCGCTGATCGCCCCGGCCGCCGCGACCAGTGTTGAGGTCATCTTCAACACCAAGGCTCCGCTCGATGCCAAGCAGTGGCAAGCCATTGTGATTCATCACACCGGTTCGCCGTACGCAACACCTCAATCGCTCGAGTCGGAAGCCCATGCGAATGGACTTGCCGGGCTCGGCTATCACTTCGTCATCGGGAACGGAAACGGCCTCGACGACGGTGAACTGCATGTCGGTTCGCGCTGGCTCCGCCAGCAACCAGGCGCCCACGCGATCGGGCCCAAGGCCGACTGGTACAACCGCAACTCGATCGGCATCTGCCTCGTCGGGAACGGTGACAGGGGTCGCTTCACCGACGCGCAAATGCGTCGCCTGACACAACTTGTCGATGCGCTCTGTCGCGAGCTCGACATCCCCCGTGAGCGCATCGTTCTGCAGGACGATTTGGTGAAAGGCGCCGGTCCGGGCCGCTATTTCCCCGGTGCCGCGTTCCGGGAGCAGCTCGCGCTTCCATAA
- a CDS encoding serine/threonine protein kinase encodes MSRVGTEYKKGETVEGFKVLSELGRGAASAIYLVKDKESHIWALKHVEKLEPKDQRFLDQAEAEYHVAQAMDHPSIRKIEKMIKRGRSMLSLETIHLYLVMELVDGVSMEVKPPKTFEDAVHIFEQTAEALHHMHARGFVHADMKPNNIVVTADGTAKIIDLGQSCRIDTVKERIQGTPDYIAPEQVHCRPITPKTDVYNLGASMYWILTRKHIPTALGKTDSLLGKIDDSLLEKPVPAHTLNPRIPTMLGELIMHCLEIDPEKRPADMKVVADRLNLIRAKLVAMRTGPASETNESQEDSAA; translated from the coding sequence ATGAGCCGCGTAGGGACCGAGTACAAGAAGGGCGAAACGGTCGAGGGATTCAAAGTCCTCTCCGAGCTCGGTCGCGGTGCGGCATCGGCAATCTACCTTGTCAAGGACAAGGAGAGCCATATCTGGGCGCTCAAGCACGTCGAGAAGCTCGAGCCCAAAGACCAGCGATTCCTGGATCAGGCCGAAGCCGAGTACCACGTTGCCCAGGCGATGGACCACCCGTCCATCCGCAAGATCGAAAAGATGATCAAGCGGGGCCGAAGCATGCTCAGCCTCGAGACCATTCACCTGTACCTGGTGATGGAACTTGTGGACGGGGTTTCCATGGAGGTCAAGCCCCCGAAGACCTTCGAGGACGCGGTCCACATCTTCGAGCAGACGGCCGAAGCCCTTCACCACATGCACGCACGCGGATTCGTGCACGCGGACATGAAGCCGAACAACATCGTGGTCACCGCCGATGGCACGGCCAAGATCATCGATCTCGGGCAGTCATGCCGGATCGATACGGTGAAGGAACGCATTCAGGGCACGCCCGACTACATCGCGCCGGAGCAGGTGCACTGCCGCCCGATCACGCCGAAGACCGACGTCTACAACCTTGGCGCCTCGATGTACTGGATTCTGACGCGCAAACACATCCCCACGGCGCTTGGAAAAACCGACAGCCTGCTCGGAAAGATCGACGACAGTCTGCTCGAGAAACCGGTTCCGGCACACACGCTCAACCCACGCATCCCGACGATGCTGGGTGAGTTGATCATGCATTGCCTCGAGATCGATCCGGAGAAGCGTCCGGCTGATATGAAGGTCGTCGCCGACCGCCTCAATCTCATCCGGGCCAAGCTCGTTGCGATGCGAACCGGACCCGCCTCCGAGACCAATGAGAGTCAGGAAGACTCCGCGGCCTGA
- a CDS encoding metallophosphoesterase: MQGRQHLQPAAIGHLGLQDASQVCELFRAGAAACRDAKCRRGSIDVIRAPGRLIATGDLHDHPINFKKLVEIAGLGGDDPAHLTLHEIIHPPNLLNGVDYSYRALARVASLKAEFPEYVHVLLGNHELSQIMGAGIVKDGVKVVDAFNAGLENVFGESSVEVLEAIREFVLAMPLALRCECNKPDGSRGIDILCAHSLPGLAMMQRFDPSVLARELTREDYEPRTGAAHIMIWGRGYDAEQLEDLVERWGINLFILGHEKAPEGAYLVPPNAVVLNTDHERGVYLPIDLSDPPTAAQAMERVVQMNDTVVD; encoded by the coding sequence GTGCAGGGACGACAGCATTTGCAACCAGCCGCGATCGGACACCTCGGACTTCAGGACGCGTCGCAAGTATGCGAGTTGTTTCGCGCGGGTGCCGCGGCATGCCGGGACGCCAAGTGCAGGCGCGGCTCGATCGACGTGATCCGCGCACCGGGGCGGCTCATCGCGACCGGCGATCTGCACGACCACCCGATCAATTTCAAGAAACTTGTCGAGATTGCGGGGCTCGGAGGCGACGACCCCGCACACCTGACGCTGCACGAGATCATCCATCCGCCGAACCTGCTCAACGGTGTCGATTACTCGTATCGCGCGCTGGCGCGCGTGGCCTCGCTCAAGGCCGAGTTTCCGGAATACGTGCACGTGCTGCTCGGCAACCACGAACTTTCGCAGATCATGGGCGCGGGCATCGTCAAGGACGGCGTGAAAGTCGTTGATGCATTCAACGCGGGGCTCGAAAACGTGTTCGGCGAATCATCGGTCGAGGTGCTCGAGGCGATCCGGGAATTCGTGCTCGCGATGCCTCTGGCGCTGCGCTGCGAGTGCAACAAGCCGGACGGATCGCGCGGCATCGACATTCTCTGCGCGCATTCGCTCCCGGGTCTTGCCATGATGCAGCGCTTCGATCCGTCGGTGCTCGCTCGCGAACTCACGCGCGAAGACTACGAACCGCGCACCGGCGCGGCGCACATCATGATCTGGGGACGGGGATACGACGCCGAACAGCTCGAAGACCTGGTCGAGCGCTGGGGGATCAACCTGTTCATTCTGGGGCACGAAAAAGCGCCGGAGGGCGCATACCTGGTCCCGCCAAACGCCGTCGTGCTCAACACCGATCACGAGCGCGGCGTCTACCTGCCGATCGACCTGTCCGACCCACCGACGGCGGCGCAGGCGATGGAGCGGGTGGTGCAGATGAACGACACGGTCGTGGACTGA
- a CDS encoding DUF4434 domain-containing protein, translated as MTPNRFRRKLSAVAMLAALACAPMLFAAPVKVDLVQKDGKWQLIREGKPYFIRGGGGDGSLETLTAIGGNSKRTWGADNIDRQLDEAQKLGVTVAVGIWLEHERHGFNYSDEKAVKAQFEKAKAAVMKYKDHPAVLVWGIGNEMEGYAKGDNPKIWQHVNDIAKMIKQIDPNHPTMTVIAEMGGEKLPCIKKYCPDLDIVGVNAYGGAKSVPERYAAAGMTKPLIICEYGPAGTWETPKNAYGVTPEKTSTEKASVYRDAAAAYEKSPLCLGSYAFIWGDKREATLTWFGMFLPTPGKERTGAIDALQEVWTGKPPANRVPVVEPLKIAGTDNVNGGDTVKASLKASDPENDPIKVEWVLKSELDPSEGGDAVSERPSHPEAIMQSSNSEVTLKMPKEGGVYRLYAFVTDNHGGGAVANAPLHVNGPKSSAAPKPKLPFVIYSDSAEGPFTASGWMGNTGAISMDPACTDNPHSGSACLKLQYNAPDNWGGIAYQSPANDWGDQPGGYDLTGAKRLSFWARGDAGGEKIEIKVGTIAKDKKYHDTAIVAKPITLTKDWQKYEIDLRGKDLSVIKTGLVWSLGGQGKPVTFYLDDVQFE; from the coding sequence ATGACGCCCAACCGCTTTCGTCGCAAATTGTCCGCTGTCGCGATGCTTGCCGCGCTCGCGTGCGCGCCGATGCTCTTTGCAGCCCCTGTCAAAGTCGATCTCGTCCAGAAAGACGGCAAGTGGCAGTTGATACGGGAAGGAAAGCCGTACTTCATCCGTGGCGGCGGGGGCGACGGCAGCCTCGAAACGCTCACGGCGATCGGCGGCAACTCCAAGCGCACCTGGGGTGCCGACAACATCGATCGCCAGTTGGACGAAGCACAGAAACTCGGGGTGACCGTCGCCGTCGGAATCTGGCTCGAGCACGAGAGACACGGCTTCAACTACAGCGACGAGAAAGCGGTCAAAGCGCAGTTCGAAAAAGCCAAAGCCGCGGTCATGAAATACAAGGACCATCCGGCCGTGCTCGTGTGGGGCATCGGCAACGAGATGGAGGGGTACGCCAAGGGCGACAACCCGAAGATCTGGCAACACGTCAACGACATCGCCAAGATGATCAAGCAGATCGATCCGAACCATCCGACGATGACCGTGATCGCCGAGATGGGCGGTGAGAAACTCCCCTGCATCAAGAAGTACTGCCCCGATCTCGACATCGTCGGCGTCAACGCCTATGGCGGAGCGAAGAGCGTGCCCGAGCGATACGCCGCCGCGGGCATGACCAAGCCCCTGATCATCTGCGAGTACGGACCGGCGGGTACTTGGGAAACTCCGAAGAACGCGTACGGAGTGACGCCTGAAAAAACCAGCACCGAAAAGGCCTCGGTTTACCGAGACGCAGCGGCGGCATACGAGAAGAGCCCGCTCTGCCTCGGCTCGTACGCGTTCATCTGGGGCGACAAGCGCGAAGCGACGCTCACGTGGTTCGGTATGTTCCTGCCGACGCCCGGCAAAGAGCGCACGGGCGCGATCGATGCCCTGCAGGAAGTTTGGACCGGAAAGCCACCGGCCAACCGCGTGCCGGTCGTCGAGCCGCTCAAGATCGCGGGCACGGACAACGTGAACGGCGGCGACACGGTGAAGGCCTCGCTCAAGGCGTCCGACCCCGAGAATGATCCGATCAAGGTGGAGTGGGTGCTCAAATCGGAGCTCGATCCGAGCGAGGGGGGCGATGCGGTTTCGGAGCGACCTTCACATCCCGAGGCGATCATGCAGTCGTCGAATTCGGAAGTCACGCTAAAGATGCCGAAAGAAGGCGGCGTTTACCGGCTCTACGCGTTTGTGACTGACAATCACGGTGGTGGCGCGGTGGCGAATGCGCCGCTCCACGTAAACGGCCCGAAGTCGAGCGCCGCGCCGAAGCCGAAACTGCCGTTCGTGATCTACTCCGACAGCGCCGAAGGACCGTTCACGGCGTCGGGATGGATGGGCAATACCGGCGCCATCTCAATGGACCCCGCCTGCACAGACAACCCGCACTCCGGGAGCGCGTGCCTCAAACTGCAGTACAACGCGCCCGACAACTGGGGAGGCATTGCCTATCAGAGCCCGGCGAATGACTGGGGCGATCAGCCCGGCGGCTACGACCTCACCGGCGCCAAGCGGCTTTCCTTCTGGGCGCGGGGCGACGCGGGGGGCGAAAAGATCGAAATCAAGGTCGGCACGATCGCAAAGGACAAGAAGTATCACGACACCGCGATCGTCGCCAAGCCGATCACGCTCACGAAAGACTGGCAGAAGTACGAAATCGATCTCCGCGGCAAAGACCTCAGTGTCATCAAGACCGGCCTCGTCTGGTCGCTCGGTGGGCAAGGCAAGCCCGTGACGTTCTATCTCGATGATGTGCAGTTCGAATAG
- a CDS encoding DUF4126 domain-containing protein produces MELLAAVCVGLGLSAAGGLRIFVPLLIAGIAQRLNLVELAPALAWTSSWVALGVLAFLSVAEGVGYCIPAVDHALDALSAPAGWLAGALLSIGLVAPELHATLASGDHVSGLINQTLYATGLGAAAASGIAAAGITQATSAGGRVVSTATTGGIANPFYAAAESVLATVASVLAVLTPIVLAIGAILVVGVAIALIRRRRRSLALA; encoded by the coding sequence ATGGAACTCCTCGCGGCAGTGTGTGTCGGTCTGGGCTTGTCCGCCGCGGGGGGCCTGCGCATCTTCGTGCCGCTCTTGATCGCGGGGATCGCGCAGCGCCTGAATCTCGTGGAGCTCGCGCCTGCACTGGCGTGGACATCGAGCTGGGTCGCGCTCGGCGTGCTCGCGTTCTTGAGCGTCGCCGAAGGTGTTGGATACTGCATTCCGGCGGTCGATCATGCGCTGGATGCGCTGAGCGCACCAGCCGGCTGGCTCGCGGGCGCTCTCCTTTCAATCGGGCTCGTCGCGCCCGAGCTGCACGCCACGCTCGCTTCGGGCGACCATGTGAGCGGTCTGATCAATCAGACGCTTTACGCGACGGGCCTCGGCGCTGCCGCGGCATCCGGAATCGCTGCCGCGGGCATCACCCAGGCGACAAGCGCCGGCGGGCGCGTCGTCTCCACGGCCACCACCGGCGGTATCGCCAATCCGTTCTACGCCGCTGCTGAGTCGGTGCTCGCGACCGTTGCCAGCGTGCTCGCGGTTCTGACTCCCATCGTGCTTGCGATCGGTGCGATTCTGGTGGTCGGCGTCGCAATCGCACTGATCCGTCGAAGGCGGCGGTCGCTCGCACTCGCCTAG
- a CDS encoding tetratricopeptide repeat protein gives MNKAESVSSFKAGAILALAIASFCWAAPPAAIRANTPMSSFRGAGSFGVTPRLGPSMPMNNGFAGRGFGTTGRMFAPSNQWNVKPDYVPGTLPVLNSNTLPVLNSNTLPVLNSNTSPMLNSNTLPVLNPNTLPILNRGNQGFPSAVPGVPGVQPGSVPTPPGATQLPNNPNQPCPTPPVVCPPGWNWWPWGWNGWVVWNGWNYAVYWNGYPIPPYVPGPFGGLTYLYDPNLLPGATQRAIAEQAMAAPAPAPSAYDYGVAAFRDGQSDAAVKYLAEAVRKDKEDTGAMRVLALALLDTRQPDDAAAMMRRAYSLDPTLSNRDLDINALGLNAARRSSLINRSVEYANRIGSASSWLMVTVLMQADGRYELARRMLKRAADAGLEPDIANAMDAALGLHIRQPRQGGGGAMGNPAPIK, from the coding sequence ATGAACAAGGCCGAGAGCGTATCGAGTTTCAAGGCCGGGGCAATTCTCGCTTTGGCGATCGCCTCATTTTGCTGGGCGGCGCCGCCGGCGGCAATCCGAGCCAACACTCCCATGTCTTCGTTTCGGGGAGCCGGCAGTTTCGGGGTCACGCCGCGGCTTGGGCCATCCATGCCGATGAACAACGGGTTTGCGGGGCGTGGTTTCGGAACGACCGGCCGCATGTTTGCGCCTTCGAATCAGTGGAACGTGAAGCCCGACTACGTGCCCGGAACGCTTCCGGTGCTCAACTCGAACACGCTGCCGGTGCTGAATTCCAACACGCTTCCCGTGCTGAATTCGAACACGTCGCCGATGCTGAATTCGAACACGCTCCCGGTGCTCAATCCCAACACGCTGCCGATTCTCAATCGCGGGAATCAGGGCTTCCCGAGCGCGGTTCCGGGAGTTCCCGGCGTGCAGCCTGGATCCGTGCCGACGCCGCCGGGCGCGACGCAATTGCCAAACAACCCAAATCAGCCCTGCCCGACGCCGCCGGTGGTTTGCCCGCCGGGCTGGAATTGGTGGCCGTGGGGCTGGAATGGCTGGGTTGTTTGGAACGGATGGAACTACGCGGTGTATTGGAACGGGTATCCGATTCCGCCCTATGTACCCGGCCCGTTCGGTGGTCTGACGTATCTGTACGACCCGAATCTGCTTCCGGGGGCGACCCAACGCGCCATCGCGGAACAAGCAATGGCGGCGCCCGCGCCGGCGCCGAGCGCGTACGACTACGGCGTCGCGGCGTTTCGGGACGGACAGAGTGATGCCGCGGTGAAGTACCTCGCGGAAGCTGTTCGCAAGGACAAGGAAGACACCGGCGCCATGCGGGTGCTCGCGCTCGCGCTGCTCGACACACGCCAGCCAGACGATGCGGCCGCGATGATGCGCCGGGCGTATTCACTCGACCCGACGCTCTCCAACCGCGATCTGGATATCAACGCACTCGGGCTCAACGCGGCGCGGCGTTCGTCGTTGATCAATCGCTCGGTGGAGTATGCCAATCGAATCGGGAGCGCCTCGAGCTGGCTGATGGTGACGGTGTTGATGCAGGCCGACGGGCGATATGAGCTCGCACGCCGGATGCTCAAGCGTGCCGCGGATGCCGGGCTTGAACCGGACATCGCCAATGCGATGGATGCGGCGCTCGGCCTGCACATCCGCCAACCCCGCCAGGGCGGGGGCGGTGCGATGGGAAACCCCGCTCCCATCAAGTAG
- a CDS encoding esterase-like activity of phytase family protein → MWTHLLKLPIALGLASSASGAPLAVEFKGSTALGTSAIDQNSVGFTVAGLSGLARVSGERYVAVMDNSNKLVFVDIAIGADGSISTASIPLGIGGGRALADVRDFEDVVFTGVARDRVLLAEEGSPEVRVYTVTSGAFVSAIDRPAIFASRRANFGFESLSLDRTHSRMWTCNEEALTVDGSQSTSAAGTLVRLLKYDFTSEAPSALAQFAYLTEPIHGAVISGARSGVSQVLALPNGKLLVLERSFALGATFFQTRIYEVDISGATDVSAFGSLIGSTYTRATKRLLYKGDQTNLEGLCLGPALSSGGYALLGIVDDGDPISVNRVVAFRLTGDVDSVCPADLNSDGVVDDADFVRFSQSYDLLLDPVGDLNLDEMADDNDFVLFAAAYNELLCSP, encoded by the coding sequence ATGTGGACCCACCTCCTCAAGCTTCCGATCGCGTTGGGCCTTGCTTCGTCCGCGAGCGGCGCTCCGTTGGCGGTCGAATTCAAAGGCTCGACAGCGCTCGGCACTTCCGCGATCGATCAGAATTCCGTCGGTTTCACCGTGGCTGGACTCAGCGGGCTTGCTCGCGTCTCGGGCGAACGGTACGTCGCGGTGATGGACAATTCGAACAAGCTGGTCTTCGTTGACATAGCGATCGGCGCCGACGGCTCCATTTCGACCGCGTCCATACCGCTCGGCATCGGTGGCGGCCGCGCACTCGCAGATGTCCGCGACTTTGAAGATGTTGTCTTCACCGGCGTCGCACGCGATCGCGTACTGCTCGCCGAAGAGGGCTCTCCGGAAGTTCGCGTGTACACCGTGACATCCGGGGCGTTTGTGTCCGCAATCGACCGCCCCGCGATCTTCGCGAGCCGGCGCGCCAACTTCGGCTTTGAATCGCTCTCGCTCGATCGCACGCACAGCAGGATGTGGACGTGCAACGAAGAAGCGCTCACGGTCGACGGCTCCCAATCAACTTCTGCCGCAGGGACTCTCGTGCGTCTGCTCAAATACGACTTCACGTCCGAGGCCCCGAGTGCGCTCGCTCAATTCGCGTATCTCACCGAGCCCATCCACGGTGCCGTCATCAGCGGGGCGCGCAGCGGCGTTTCGCAGGTGCTGGCGCTCCCGAATGGAAAACTTCTGGTGCTCGAACGCTCGTTTGCCCTCGGCGCGACGTTCTTCCAGACGCGGATCTATGAAGTCGATATCTCGGGTGCGACCGACGTCTCGGCTTTCGGTTCGCTCATCGGTTCCACATACACCCGCGCGACCAAGCGGCTGCTCTACAAGGGGGATCAGACCAACCTCGAAGGGCTCTGCCTCGGGCCCGCGCTCTCATCGGGCGGTTATGCGCTCCTGGGCATCGTCGATGACGGTGATCCGATCAGTGTCAACAGGGTGGTCGCATTCCGCCTGACGGGCGATGTGGATAGCGTGTGCCCCGCCGACCTCAATAGCGACGGCGTTGTCGATGATGCCGACTTCGTGCGTTTCTCGCAGTCCTACGACTTGCTTCTCGATCCGGTCGGCGACCTCAATCTCGACGAGATGGCCGACGACAACGACTTCGTGCTGTTTGCCGCGGCGTACAACGAGCTGCTCTGTTCCCCATGA